The Clavelina lepadiformis chromosome 1, kaClaLepa1.1, whole genome shotgun sequence genome segment tatttttcaactcttgtttaaaagtggcgttctattagaggttggcgctctatttttcaacccttctttaaatacaattaatacaatacctgctaatacaattccgccgctaaaagtggtgttctattagaggtggcgttcaattagagggaggcgctctatttttcaacccttctttaaaagtggcgttctattagaggtggcgttcaaATAGAGGTGGCGctcaaatagaggttttacggtatatACGATTCTGTAAGTGTAGAGAATTGATTTTTAACGGAAATATGAAGTGCGTTTTTAATGTAAATCATCTGGTCATTTACTTACTTTTTACGTTTGCCTTTCTACAATGATGTGTGTGAAATATAATTcaatatatatacatagttGTTTAAGCAATCATAATGATTTATAGCTTTTTGTTCAGGTTTTTGCTGACCAGAGTAAATTTTCAGCATTTTGTTGACTAGATTATACCTCCTAGTAATTACTTTCTTCAGTCAATATGTTTACTTTCTACTACTGTATCAAATTTGCTGCTCAGTGATAATAATATTCATACATATATAACCTTGCTTTTTCAGATgatgaaaaacatttcaacctATAACTATAGATCTGAATAAGTCCACACTActtttaagttctttcaatctTACACTAGTCAATCCAATAAGTTTCTTTGAAATCTTAAATAAAACTGTCTGTAAGGTACAAAAATCATATTTTGCATATCGAATTTGCACTGTAATAAGTAACAGCATTTCTCAGAATCAAATCACTATACATTAAAATGTTCATGAGTTTTTATGCATAGAATATTGCCTTCATATAGCTTCTAAAACCAAAAAGTAATATTTGTGTGCTGCATGGTTATCTAGTAGATGTCTGTTTTCATAGcccaattttcattaaaaaaattgtattcaAGTTATTGGATCAGTTTTGTATGTATTTGTTCAAACTAATAGCACTAAATGTTGACTGTGTGTGCATCTTAAGTCACTCGATCATTTTTAGACACGCAAGTTTACTATTACCATTGCGTTTCGCATTGCTATTCAGTGTCAATTGCCTTTTGTTATAGTTGATTTCAATAACTGATGGAAATAGCAATTTGTTAAGACTTAAATGATTAACAATTTAAGAAacgtattgttttattttttctatctAGATTATCAGCCATTGTCAAGATTTGTCAGCTGCatgttaaatgtttaaaacatgAGTCATCAATGGGAGAAGCGAAGTGATAAAAACGATGATAATGATGAGGAGGAGGAAGACATGGTTGATGTCATGATAAAAAAGGTTCTTAGCAAAGTTCTTAAAAAAGGTTCTTCCAGGTACAAAGTTCTTAGCAAACTGCAAGATTTGTGCGATGAAAAGGATAGAATAGAAGCGGACTATACTCTGACTTCAAACGAGAAGCTCGAAAAGATCAGCAAACTCACTTTGAACTACGACGACGTCAAATGCAGTGTCAGTGACCTTGGGTAAGCCCCAAAAACACTTGTATATTGACAGAGGTGTAGCTAATAGTATGATTTCGTAATGCTAAATTCATCATTATGACAGGTTAACCTTTCAATTCGCACCATCGTCTTCCATATACGGATATTCTAGTTACGCGCTTGTTGAAGACGGTGATGACGTAGATGTTACCATTGACAACGCCCGTCAATACATGGACTTGACATTAGACTTTTGCTTTCACTCCGGAATTCACAAACAGATGGAAGCGTTTAaagcagggatgtccaacctgcggcccgcctgagatttttgtgcgtcccgttagtcattttcactccaaaagtatgtactttatgtacccatttttcttgaaatttaataggttctgcggcccattgagttatttcaagtgacaatgcggcccactttaataaaaggttggacatccctggtttaaAGGTATATATAAAAATTGGATGGAGAGTTATTACGCGTTTTTATTTAACCTTGTTTTTATAGTCCTTCCATTGTATTGCCATTTAAATCTAACCAAGAAGGTCTACTACGTTTCCATAACTTTTATGTGCAACCTATCACTTAACTAGACTCCGCTTAACTGACATCTGCATCTTTCTTCTAATTTACAAATCTCTTCGTAAACTTGCAATGAAAGTATTGCTCTGTATTGTTatttaactgatttttttatctgcttcataatAGAGGGATTTAGTCGCGTTTTTCCGATGAAGAACCTGCTTCCGTTTGATCTTCAAGAGTTGAAATCGGTGCTGTGCGGGGATCAACATCCAAGATGGACTCGCGATGACATATTTGCTTATACCGAGCCAAAGCTAGGATTCAGCAAAGACAGGTTCGCCGAGTCACTAGTCAATAATGGATTTGCAGCTTTACTGCTTGGCTAGAATCGAAAGTTAAATGCGTATCTTATTCATACTTAGGCTATCTTTTCTTATtcgttattattttattgcttataAATTCGTGATTTGTTTCTGGTTTCAGTCCCGGTTTCTTGCGATTTGTCAACGTGCTTTGTCAATTGACCGGTGACGAAAGAAAATCTTTTCTGCAGTTCACCACCGGCTGCTCTTCTTTGCCACCTAGCGGTCTGGCAAATCTTACACCAAGGCTGACCGTGGTCAGAAAGGTATCTTATTAAGTTTTTGCGATTAGTTTTCCAATAATTTTTGCAATcaatgtaaatttgtttggcagaaaacagaaataatgttgtttttatttcttgaatTTGTAAATAAGATTTTTACCAAGTTTTTAGCGTTGCTTTGACATTTCGCAGACTTGCgttattaacttaaaatgataaaaaaaactaagcAAATGTTTGAATCCTATTATATGACAAAACTCACATCTCTTCAGATGGGCTCCGGTGATGGAAGTTATCCATCCGTAATTACCTGCGTTCATTACCTAAAACTTCCTGATTACTCATCGGAAGAGATTCTCAAGGATCGCCGTCTTGCCGCAACTTCCAAAAAGGGTTTCCATCTGAATTAAGAGGATCTGTCCGATCTGTATACGTTGTTTTGCCTTCTCTGTATTATTTGTTTGTGATGTTAAAATCTCTACTGTGCATTTTCTAGCTAATTAGTAGTCGCAAATTTTGATGTCTGGATTTTTTGTAGCTTGGGTTATATTCTTGAAACTACACCCGAGTTGGACGCTTTGTTTACCACACCGTACGCAAATTCTCTACACTGCCGATATTGCTATGATTACACTTCTGTTAGACTTGAAACCTGGTTCTGTTGTTTGTGAATCGGGTTAGGTTCTCTCTTTTTTTCGAGCCAACTTGCAAACTATCTGCGATGTGTTCCAATCTCTGAATTTTCAGGTACTGGTAGTGGTTCATTGTCCCACGCAATTCTCCGCACAGTGGCGCCAATGGGTCACCTTCATACCGTGGAATTCAACGAGGGAAGATGCAATAAAGCAAAGGCTGAGTTTGGAGAGCACTGTCTTTTCCAGTACGTGACGGTAAGCTAAGGTCTTAATACCACATTTTGTTGATAGTCTACTGCTGTTTAACTATTTTTGTTAGACTGATTTAAATAAACACTCCGTGCTTTTTTCAGGTTTATCATCGGGATGTTATAAATGAAGGATTTCCGGTTGAAAATGCAGCAGACGCTGTTTTCTTGGATATTCCGAGACCAGGTGAAGCTGTTAAAGTTGCTGCAAAAGCCATAAATTATGGTTGTTATGTTCCAGCCCCCCATTTCGTTAAATTCGTCGACGGTGGCATGTCTTTGAACAAAGTTTATTCGTTTTTTACCGAGATCTCCGTCGAGGATAAATCAGAGGTACGTTAAATTACTTCATATAATCGGcagtaatttaaaattggcgggaaatttaaattaatgtttCCCCTACAGCAAGTTTACACGCGCATCGGTCAAGTTTGCAAGAACGACGGTGGATGGCGCAATTTGAGGAATCAGTTCTCGTCATTCCTAAAAGCGAGACTGAACTGCTCGTTGCCAGGACAACCGCCGTTCTACTTCAACGAGCTTAGTGACGTCACTGAGCTGGTGACGTTGGACAAGTGGTACAAGGTCGGCAAGACAAAGATGGTTTTCGCTCTCATGAGCACGCCCAGGTGGGTTGTTGTTGGGCTGGATATTCACAAACCTCGACCTAGTATGAAGGCACCCAGCAGCATAACCCAAGCTTAACCAAATCACATTGAATTCTCCTCCTCACAGCAACAGCATCCCTGCATCGGCCATTTGCGCATTCTCTCTGCCGGACATTGAAGCTTCCATGAACGGCGCATTTTATGAGAAATTCACCGATGCAAAGACTAGTTCACAATACTGGGCTCAGCAGGACCACTCCCCCAATCCTCACGTGGCCAGGTAAATCATACTTTATGACGTATCATTACGTCTTTTTTGACGTAATACTTGATCATCGTGCTATGCACAAGGGTtagtaattatgacgtattttTTCATTCCCAGCTGTGCTAGCGATCCAAGCAAATTATCTGTCCACAGTCTCAACTTCATGCGCATGCATCCCATAATGTACCAGAGCGTCAACGCGTGGGATCTCCATGGAAACGTGACGCAACCACACAACGCGATTCCTCTTTATGCGCGGACAAACTCCGGGTAAGTGACGATAATATACGAACAATAGCGCCACCAACTGGTCCCGTAGACTCGTAGAGCTTCTGTTCATTTGAGGATTCTTCGGAGTTGAAAGAATTTCAAATTTCCAGAGACTTCCTGACCGCGTTTGTGGTGGACACGACAGCAGGCACCACTCCCATCTACACCGTCTTCATCGCGGGCACTGACGATGGACGAATTCTGAAGGTTCTCCTCGGAGCGGGGACGAAGTCGGTCCTGATCGAGGAGAGGTCGGTCTACAGCGAGGACAGATGCGGACCTGGGAACAAGTGCGTCAACATTGTTTCTATGTCAATCGATTGAAGTAGAggtttgtgatgtcacaattgttgtttgttacaGGAGGGCCCTTTCGATAAATCTCGACAAACCAACCGGGTCCATGTTGGTCGCATTCGAGAATTGCGTCATTCGCGCCCCGCTCTGTGCCCTCAACACCTCATGTGGCAGGTGAGCAAGGAAATAGCTCGCGCGTAGACCGCGGCAGATTGTAACCCGGTCGATTGTTGTTCCAGGAGTTGCATCAAATCCCGGGACCCTTACTGTGGGTGGGACGGGAAGAATTGCGTGGTTGTTGACAGCCAGTATCACGTCAACAGTACGAGTGGCGCGCAACCACGCCAGGACGTGTTGGAAGGGAATGTAGCCGGGATGGAGCAGTGCGACGTCCACGCCACAGACCTGGGAGGTTTGTTACGTCAATTATAATTTAACCAATCATCGCACGGCTGAaattaaaaagtgaaaattgtCTTTTTGTCGTGCAGCGCCCTCTATTGGTGCCACACTCCCTTCCTTTGAAAATGAGGAAGTGGAACCAGCCGTAAATGATACGTCATACAATATCACTGTCGCTCCGGTTATGTTGCATGACGTGTCTGGGGCGACTACGTCAGAGTTCACGATTGGGATCGTTTTTCTATTGGTCGCTTTTGTTGTCGGTGCTGTCTTCTGTGTGTGCTTGTGCACCCTCCACAGGGTATATTCCGGCGGAAATTTGTCCAAGAAGGATGACTTCATCCTGGTGAGCATTTGCGTCATCAACTCAACGTAGTGTTGGGTCTCATCGTTATAAGCTCATGTGATCATGGCCACCTACTCGTGATCTCTCATTTCATATATCATAACGTGATCGTGATGTGATTGTTATCTCTTCTTTCAGACGACCTTGCCCAACGGAAATGACGTCAGGACATCTTCGAACCAATCTAACAGCAGAAACGCATCAAAGTCGCGGCAATCAAGCACGAGCAGCCATGCAAGGTagctttattacgtcataatatttgctTTGCTTGATTGCGCGTCTTTGCACTCcatgtgacatcataatgtgCTCTGGTGATAGGAATCGAACTTCAACCCACAAAGAATCGCGTAGAACGCGACGAATCAAGGAAACGAGCGCGCTGAGTGGTGCAGAAATGGGAACATTCCACTCAAATGATCTGGTCCTCTCCTCCAAACATCCCttatattatgacgtcacagaccGAAGAAGCAAGCAGGTAGGTGacatattttgaaacataatattttgtcgatttcagacccaaacgtaatattttgtcgaaaagtcaggTGTTTtttggattataaaaagtgcgtcgtgttttttggcgatagatttaggtagcttgtgttattttgtccttgtgaaaagggcactttgcctcgattttctccgcatggtaaattctaataaacagcaaattaaacaggaaAGAAGTAATGTAACCCCCTTCACGCGGCTTTAAAGAAATCACTACAGAAAAGTGTTTCaacttatttattgtaatacagcatcatgtaatttttaacattttcaggCTTGAAATTTCTGTCTTTTCTCAAtagctttttgaaataaaagttactgctgatccaagtgggcattgtgacttatttcctgcttttatgggttaatatggtttaattgtgttgcagttcctgatttacaatgcttccacgaggatttttacaaaaattactctcaagaaacacaaaaactttgtcaaaagccataatttgacaaattttgactttattgaaaattttgactttattataaattttgactttattttgacctaaaaacttcttagaaacaatcccctaggtgctgaaaacaactttattctttgattcgtggtcagacgaggtctttaaaaaattttgattttattgacttttgcgggccctactGATGACCTTCAACATTTTCCTCAGGTTGACTATTATGTAGTCATCGACAACCAAAGGGCCAAAACAGTGGGTCATTTTCTTCTGGGGGCTCAGTGGCTGTTGCAGCAACACTCCCTCCAAGTTGCCGACACCATGCCAGGGCGGTACGATCAGCAGCAGTACCCCATCTACGTTGCAAAGCCCTCACCGGTGCAAAACCCACCAACCCCCATACCAGCAGGTTGGCCAAACCCCCCACAACCCAACCCAACACCCAGAAAAGCGTTCGACGGTCAGCGCTTACCCATGGACATTGGACGACCACAGTCTTGACAGAAGGAAGATGATCAATTGGCAGCCCCAGTACCAGGTCCCACAGAACGAGGTTTTCGAGGAATCAGCCCAACAGCAAATGATGGGTGAGTTACACTATGAGATGAAACTAAATCTTAACTTTagctaaattttttattggagATTGTTCACAAACAACTAAgctgaaatgtttttacttgcGACTATCCCGCTTACCGCTCGATTTACctttatgacgcaacaaaaaaactgaatttaaaatttccaCTCATAACAGGACTACCCAACGGCCACGCGGGCCGCAAGTGGTGGATGAGCGAATCGGAGAAGAATAGTCTTCCTGTGATGTCACGCCCCACCCGTTACCACCCCTTTCTACATGCAATTCACGCAGAACAAGAACCTGCGTCACACGGGACCTATGAGGGATCCAAAGATGATTCGAAACAAACTCTAACTTAAACCCCCCAGGAGGAGGAACCGAGGAACGGGTTCAATACCCACAGTGCCCCCGTGCAAATACCGCCCCGTGGCGATCTCAACACGCCTAGCTACTACAGGGGTCAATATCCCCTACACGTAATATCTACTCTAATCCGGGGACCCCTATGAGGGGAAAATGCCACCTGCGTTTGACCCTATGATGATACCCAATAAAGGTCACACGACGTTACCTAGCAAGCCCAAGCAAATCTATATGCCCCACCATCACAGTGTGCCGGAGGATGCCATTACTAGACTACGCCCAGAAAGTGGGGGCAGCCCGACTAAATCAAACCCCAGCACCCCTACGGCCACCGCCGCTCTGAATCGACCTCACTTCATGACAAGACAATCACTGATTTCAGAAAGAATATCTTCCATATTGATGAGTTGGCTGCTCTGCCAAATATTCTACCAACTTCTTTGTGTCAGAAAAATATAAGAGTTTttgtcattgtgacgtaatttaCACGTCATCAAATCGTTTTACAGTGAATGACATTGCTTTGCGTTCGTGCTTTATTGCCATCAAAATGTACACAGCTTCTAAATATAAGGCCAGAAACTCACACAATCCTAGATTGTGATAACTCAATCATATCGTAACAAATGTAAATAACTTTTGTCGCAATTCATTCCAAATTAGTTTGTGTCAAATTTACAACACAAGGTGGCGCTTTAATTGTATATTTGTACAATCCATCGACATCACATAATTGACGGGCTGCGCTTTATTGCCAAACTTCAATGTACAGGTAActcttgaaataaaacaacactGCCAGATAACGAAAATGTTGTAAGTTTTAATCATCCAAGTAGTAACCTCCAAATtaacattgttgtttattcaaattatatgatttaagacTTAAGTGATAATGAATTATATGATTTGTGTCTCCTAAAACTCCAAATAGCTTTGTTATTGCGTGTCCTGaccatagatatcctataaaaaCACTAGATCGCTCAACTCGCCTCTGGAATTGAAACTTTGCGAATCCGCCATTAAGGCCAGGGCTGCCACTCGTAGGGATTTTACCCTACCGTAGGCgccgaagtttacaaaatgtagggTGGAAAAGATAATGGGTTTGGGAATTCCCCGTGTCaaggattgttgtaaaaactcaaaacaacataaaatatacttttaatcaacgttatttgcgacaacagccatgctacaagttttagctttttataaaaattctagACTTGTTGGTAATCTCTTTAATTTGGTAGTTATTGTAAAACCCCAAACCCAGTAACCGTCAGCTACAACTGGAGTGACTCGAAGGAGTTGGCGCATAAGTTGGGTTGTGCTCAGTTATGTTGCGATGTCTTGAAATTTTCTATCAACTGTTGCTCGATGAATCTTCCTCGAGTGGGAGCCGAGTTATCCTTTTGTGCAGTTTCCAATTGTTGcaggttttgttgttttgttttttgtgtatATTCAAAATATTGCCCGGATTTAAAACTGACCACTAGATCAACAGCGGTTGTAGACTGTGAATTCGTGTACATGATTTCGTGCCAGTGGGGCAAAAACTAGTGTGGCACAAATGTGCCTGGAGCCTGCTTCACAGGCGCCACGTATTTGTCTCGGATTTGTCACAAGAGctgtttgttgcaaaaaatGAGCCAAACACGTGACTCAAATCCGTTGCAGTTATGGCTAAATATATACTAGGCTTATATATCAAATACACGTATTATGGCTAGAAAAAATATCTATCGTATCATGCTTGAGCACACTCTAACAAGAATAGGACCTTATTTTTCGATTACTACAGTcaatggaaaaaaattaacgATACGGATACAAAGCGC includes the following:
- the LOC143444257 gene encoding uncharacterized protein LOC143444257 isoform X2 codes for the protein MITLLLDLKPGSVVCESGTGSGSLSHAILRTVAPMGHLHTVEFNEGRCNKAKAEFGEHCLFQYVTVYHRDVINEGFPVENAADAVFLDIPRPGEAVKVAAKAINYGCYVPAPHFVKFVDGGMSLNKVYSFFTEISVEDKSEQVYTRIGQVCKNDGGWRNLRNQFSSFLKARLNCSLPGQPPFYFNELSDVTELVTLDKWYKVGKTKMVFALMSTPSNSIPASAICAFSLPDIEASMNGAFYEKFTDAKTSSQYWAQQDHSPNPHVASCASDPSKLSVHSLNFMRMHPIMYQSVNAWDLHGNVTQPHNAIPLYARTNSGDFLTAFVVDTTAGTTPIYTVFIAGTDDGRILKVLLGAGTKSVLIEERSVYSEDRCGPGNKRALSINLDKPTGSMLVAFENCVIRAPLCALNTSCGRSCIKSRDPYCGWDGKNCVVVDSQYHVNSTSGAQPRQDVLEGNVAGMEQCDVHATDLGAPSIGATLPSFENEEVEPAVNDTSYNITVAPVMLHDVSGATTSEFTIGIVFLLVAFVVGAVFCVCLCTLHRVYSGGNLSKKDDFILTTLPNGNDVRTSSNQSNSRNASKSRQSSTSSHARNRTSTHKESRRTRRIKETSALSGAEMGTFHSNDLVLSSKHPLYYDVTDRRSKQVDYYVVIDNQRAKTVGHFLLGAQWLLQQHSLQVADTMPGRYDQQQYPIYVAKPSPVQNPPTPIPAGWPNPPQPNPTPRKAFDGQRLPMDIGRPQS
- the LOC143444257 gene encoding uncharacterized protein LOC143444257 isoform X1 yields the protein MKNLLPFDLQELKSVLCGDQHPRWTRDDIFAYTEPKLGFSKDSPGFLRFVNVLCQLTGDERKSFLQFTTGCSSLPPSGLANLTPRLTVVRKMGSGDGSYPSVITCVHYLKLPDYSSEEILKDRRLAATSKKAWVIFLKLHPSWTLCLPHRTQILYTADIAMITLLLDLKPGSVVCESGTGSGSLSHAILRTVAPMGHLHTVEFNEGRCNKAKAEFGEHCLFQYVTVYHRDVINEGFPVENAADAVFLDIPRPGEAVKVAAKAINYGCYVPAPHFVKFVDGGMSLNKVYSFFTEISVEDKSEQVYTRIGQVCKNDGGWRNLRNQFSSFLKARLNCSLPGQPPFYFNELSDVTELVTLDKWYKVGKTKMVFALMSTPSNSIPASAICAFSLPDIEASMNGAFYEKFTDAKTSSQYWAQQDHSPNPHVASCASDPSKLSVHSLNFMRMHPIMYQSVNAWDLHGNVTQPHNAIPLYARTNSGDFLTAFVVDTTAGTTPIYTVFIAGTDDGRILKVLLGAGTKSVLIEERSVYSEDRCGPGNKRALSINLDKPTGSMLVAFENCVIRAPLCALNTSCGRSCIKSRDPYCGWDGKNCVVVDSQYHVNSTSGAQPRQDVLEGNVAGMEQCDVHATDLGAPSIGATLPSFENEEVEPAVNDTSYNITVAPVMLHDVSGATTSEFTIGIVFLLVAFVVGAVFCVCLCTLHRVYSGGNLSKKDDFILTTLPNGNDVRTSSNQSNSRNASKSRQSSTSSHARNRTSTHKESRRTRRIKETSALSGAEMGTFHSNDLVLSSKHPLYYDVTDRRSKQVDYYVVIDNQRAKTVGHFLLGAQWLLQQHSLQVADTMPGRYDQQQYPIYVAKPSPVQNPPTPIPAGWPNPPQPNPTPRKAFDGQRLPMDIGRPQS
- the LOC143463398 gene encoding E3 ubiquitin-protein ligase HECTD1-like — encoded protein: MSHQWEKRSDKNDDNDEEEEDMVDVMIKKVLSKVLKKGSSRYKVLSKLQDLCDEKDRIEADYTLTSNEKLEKISKLTLNYDDVKCSVSDLGLTFQFAPSSSIYGYSSYALVEDGDDVDVTIDNARQYMDLTLDFCFHSGIHKQMEAFKAGIGI